The sequence AAGCAATCGATGAAATTATCGAAGAATTAGACTTAGAATTTTTGCCCGATGTTAATATTCGCACTGCTCCAGAATTGCCTGCCACAGTCATGCAGAGAATCCTGGGAATGCTCGATGCCTTTGAACAAATCGAAGAAGCTTATCTCACGTCAGTTGTGCCGGAAAATCAAAACGTTTCTGAATCAGGTAGCGAACGGTTGCTACTCGGACTGAAATCTTCTCGACCACTGCCCGAACATTTTAACGCTGAAGTTGCGTTAATTGCTAAAGACCAAAATATTTCGATCGACTTAGCGCAAGATATAACCTTACCACTTTATCGAGGTTTATTCGATCAGGTTTTGCCATTTTATATTCGACAGCGCAAACTGCCGAGAAGTAAAAGCAATTTACTGCTGCGCCTTAAAAGCTTTATTCTACGTTTGGTTGCAAA comes from bacterium and encodes:
- a CDS encoding SseB family protein; this translates as MNLLEEALIKAANSDNKSDIATFYRTLLQSQVFLPPSTSFETENEQNHDFLVIQSKTRFCIPIFTTQESVADWSGNDLAVITKDFKALLWLIPDQCSLHLNPGQDIGKEFSFWEIEQLRKGEQAIDEIIEELDLEFLPDVNIRTAPELPATVMQRILGMLDAFEQIEEAYLTSVVPENQNVSESGSERLLLGLKSSRPLPEHFNAEVALIAKDQNISIDLAQDITLPLYRGLFDQVLPFYIRQRKLPRSKSNLLLRLKSFILRLVANGSRKVTD